The following coding sequences lie in one Spirosoma sp. KUDC1026 genomic window:
- a CDS encoding c-type cytochrome domain-containing protein, whose amino-acid sequence MNGSICLLAEPVQPADWMLFLGHFHPLVVHLPIGFLLIAGLLELDRITRRNTVSSHTITLILFWSAVSATLACVLGYLLSLGGEYEADTLVSHQWLGIGVAVFAWLAWAVKRENLGQKLPVVKRLYLPILSVAIVLLLAAGHQGGNLTHGSDYLTQYAPDPIRQLAGLSPAESVTPAKPITDVNQAMVYEQIISPILQSRCVQCHNADKSKGGLRLDNPEQITKGAKEGPVLVAGSGARSTLIKVCLLPEDDKHHMPPKGKSQLTDSQLALLTWWIDEGAPFTKKVAELTVSETVRPALASLETRQTVPNTASDKPDGPAADSPVLAMNVPAANPIVVAELKKMGLIVLPLSETKNQLEVSAVNVRSFTDAQAAELTKLGEQIVWLKLGETNLSDAGLAQIGKLKNLQKLHLEQTKVTDAGLKYLTDLTNLEYLNLYGTSITDAGLVQLSGLKSLKTVYLWQTKVTPSGIATLQKARPQLTIIGGINEQEVADFVKTTSPEEKKENE is encoded by the coding sequence ATGAATGGATCAATCTGCTTATTAGCCGAACCCGTACAACCCGCCGACTGGATGCTGTTTTTGGGGCATTTTCATCCGCTGGTTGTTCACCTGCCCATTGGCTTTCTCCTAATCGCTGGCCTGCTCGAACTCGACCGGATCACGCGTCGCAATACCGTTAGTTCACACACGATTACCCTGATTCTTTTCTGGTCGGCGGTTAGTGCGACACTAGCCTGCGTGCTGGGCTATCTGCTATCGCTGGGTGGTGAGTACGAGGCCGACACGCTGGTGAGTCATCAATGGCTGGGGATTGGTGTGGCCGTCTTTGCCTGGCTGGCCTGGGCCGTCAAACGGGAGAACCTGGGACAGAAGCTCCCCGTCGTAAAGCGGCTGTATCTGCCCATACTAAGTGTTGCGATCGTGCTGCTGCTCGCGGCTGGGCATCAGGGCGGGAACCTCACCCACGGTTCTGACTACCTGACGCAATATGCCCCTGATCCTATCCGACAATTGGCTGGTCTGTCGCCTGCCGAGTCAGTAACACCGGCCAAACCGATTACCGATGTGAATCAGGCGATGGTGTACGAACAGATCATCAGCCCGATTCTGCAAAGCCGGTGCGTGCAGTGCCACAACGCCGACAAGTCGAAGGGCGGTTTACGTCTGGATAATCCCGAGCAGATTACGAAAGGAGCAAAAGAAGGACCCGTTCTGGTTGCTGGCAGCGGGGCACGAAGTACACTAATAAAAGTGTGTCTGTTGCCCGAAGACGACAAACACCACATGCCACCCAAAGGAAAGTCCCAGCTAACCGACAGTCAACTGGCCTTGCTGACCTGGTGGATTGATGAGGGTGCACCGTTTACCAAAAAAGTGGCCGAGTTGACGGTTAGCGAGACGGTACGTCCGGCGCTGGCGTCGCTGGAAACGAGGCAAACCGTACCAAATACGGCTTCCGACAAGCCAGACGGACCTGCGGCAGATTCACCGGTCCTGGCTATGAACGTACCCGCGGCAAATCCAATCGTAGTGGCCGAACTGAAAAAAATGGGCTTGATCGTGTTGCCGCTCTCCGAAACAAAAAATCAACTGGAAGTAAGTGCCGTAAACGTCCGCTCGTTTACGGATGCGCAGGCAGCTGAACTGACGAAACTTGGCGAGCAGATCGTCTGGCTTAAACTGGGCGAAACCAACCTGTCTGACGCTGGACTGGCTCAGATAGGAAAACTCAAAAACCTGCAGAAGCTGCATCTGGAACAAACGAAGGTGACCGATGCGGGCCTGAAATACCTGACCGATCTGACCAACCTGGAATACCTGAACTTATACGGTACGTCCATTACCGATGCCGGTCTGGTTCAGTTAAGCGGGTTGAAAAGCTTGAAAACGGTTTACCTGTGGCAGACAAAGGTGACCCCGTCAGGTATTGCCACCTTACAGAAAGCCCGTCCACAGCTTACTATAATTGGGGGCATTAACGAACAGGAGGTCGCCGATTTTGTAAAAACGACTTCGCCAGAAGAGAAGAAAGAAAACGAGTAA
- a CDS encoding DUF1553 domain-containing protein, whose product MINWSDIRYRHILSSAAVVAFGASVWLTACQSSVEKPEDVLVAEAKLPEKIDYNLHVKPILSDRCFACHGPDKAKQQAGLRLDTPEGAYETLAESGKRAIVPGDLAGSELYHRIVSNDPEVMMPTPESHLSLSSEEKAILLRWVEQGAEYKQHWSLIAPTRPELPTVKDNAWVRNDIDRFVGAKQEAGQLPHNPEADKATLLRRVSLDLTGLPPTPAEVDAFLADTSPDAYEKVVNRLLKSPHYGERQAAEWLDVARYADTHGYQDDGMRTVWPYRDWVIRAYNHNLSFGRFVTWQLAGDLLPNPNRNQLIATAFNRNHQQSQEGGIVDEEYRVEYVADRVNTFGKAFLGLTTECARCHDHKYDPISQKDYFSLFAFFNSNNERGQIPYNGEASPTLTLTTPEVDAQLAYIREKLTPLRQQLNSNRPDYQQRFSQWLNKQPVTNPDLGLIAHYTFDEADRGDIRAFVKAQNEQRKREDAAKKLAESKKPKSDKPEPKKNEIAKRKSKEELLKDPRNAFMNQVNDTIPAWLGGDSDNLPYSVAGRFGKARFLPGDSYISLPSTFAVFEQNQPFTISSWFKLAKSGTAATLLGRTTGPMDGQRGYQLDLLADGRLKATLSHVWPANAIDIESAGKVPVNQWFQVAFTYDGSGQAKGLTLYLNGKPTPVRIITDNLQHSIVYGKDKTHWAQHPFYVGRMHDYFYKDFAVDELRIYNRCLTPLELPRLAGGPDALTEARQNPARSPAQRAGLYQYYVSTQDSTYRQAFTAARKLRGEQLMLYTNANQVMIMHERSQPRQTHLLNRGVYDAPGEVVQPAVLHSLPQLPAKEKGQLNRLDLARWLLTPENPLFSRVMVNRFWQQYFGQGLAKNSDDFGNQGALPSHPELLDYLAVRFRESGWNTKAMHKLIVMSATYRQSSVVSEKRREADPDNIFLTRGPSYRLSAEQVRDNALVASGLINRHIGGPSVRPYQPDGIWEALATRNAVKYVQNHNDSLYRRSMYTVWKRSSPPPMMLNFDAAERHTCIVKRQKTSTPLQALVTLNDPQFVEAARVLAQKAKGIGQGSQSVEQPINYFFKAVISRPARPQELALMKQLYGEELADFRRNPKRAQELLRVGEYPLDPKIDPTELAAWTVVASTLMNFDEAIIKR is encoded by the coding sequence ATGATTAACTGGTCTGACATACGATATAGGCATATACTGAGTAGCGCTGCGGTGGTGGCATTCGGTGCGTCGGTGTGGCTGACTGCCTGCCAGTCGTCGGTGGAAAAGCCGGAAGACGTTCTGGTGGCCGAAGCAAAGTTGCCCGAAAAGATCGACTACAATCTGCATGTCAAACCTATTCTGTCGGATCGGTGCTTTGCCTGCCACGGTCCCGACAAGGCCAAACAACAGGCGGGGCTGCGGCTGGACACGCCCGAAGGTGCTTACGAAACCCTGGCCGAGTCTGGAAAACGGGCCATTGTGCCGGGTGATCTAGCCGGGAGCGAACTGTACCATCGTATCGTCAGCAACGACCCGGAGGTAATGATGCCGACGCCGGAGTCGCACCTGAGTCTGAGTTCAGAAGAGAAAGCCATTTTGCTGCGCTGGGTTGAGCAGGGGGCGGAGTACAAACAACACTGGTCGCTGATTGCACCAACGCGCCCCGAACTACCGACGGTTAAGGATAATGCGTGGGTACGTAACGACATCGATCGCTTTGTGGGGGCTAAACAGGAAGCGGGCCAACTGCCCCACAATCCCGAAGCCGACAAGGCAACCTTGCTGCGCCGGGTCAGCCTGGACCTGACGGGCCTGCCGCCAACACCAGCCGAAGTTGACGCGTTTTTGGCTGACACCTCGCCCGACGCCTATGAAAAAGTAGTGAACCGACTGCTGAAAAGCCCGCACTATGGCGAACGGCAGGCCGCCGAATGGCTCGACGTAGCGCGCTATGCCGATACCCACGGCTACCAGGACGATGGTATGCGAACGGTCTGGCCCTACCGCGACTGGGTTATTCGAGCCTACAACCACAACCTGTCGTTTGGCCGGTTTGTGACCTGGCAACTTGCCGGGGACTTACTGCCTAACCCCAACCGAAATCAACTTATCGCCACGGCCTTCAACCGCAATCACCAGCAGAGTCAGGAGGGGGGCATTGTGGATGAAGAATACCGGGTGGAGTACGTCGCCGATCGGGTCAATACGTTCGGGAAAGCATTTTTGGGCCTGACGACCGAGTGCGCCCGTTGCCACGATCACAAGTATGATCCCATCAGTCAGAAAGATTACTTTTCGCTGTTCGCCTTCTTCAACAGCAACAACGAGCGGGGGCAGATCCCATACAACGGCGAGGCATCACCCACGCTAACGCTGACAACCCCCGAGGTCGATGCGCAGTTGGCGTATATCCGGGAGAAACTGACGCCGTTGCGGCAGCAGCTAAACAGCAACCGGCCCGACTACCAGCAGCGGTTTAGTCAGTGGTTGAACAAACAACCAGTTACCAACCCCGACCTGGGACTTATTGCCCACTACACCTTCGACGAAGCCGATCGGGGTGACATCCGGGCCTTTGTGAAAGCGCAGAACGAGCAGCGAAAACGCGAGGACGCAGCCAAAAAACTAGCCGAGTCGAAGAAGCCAAAATCGGATAAGCCTGAGCCTAAGAAGAACGAGATTGCCAAACGGAAATCGAAGGAAGAACTGCTGAAAGACCCACGTAACGCTTTCATGAATCAGGTCAATGACACCATCCCGGCCTGGTTGGGGGGCGATTCGGATAACCTGCCGTACAGCGTAGCGGGTCGGTTTGGTAAAGCGCGTTTCCTGCCCGGCGACAGTTACATCAGCCTGCCGTCTACGTTCGCGGTCTTTGAGCAAAACCAACCATTTACTATCAGCAGCTGGTTTAAACTGGCGAAATCCGGTACGGCCGCGACCTTACTGGGCCGCACAACGGGGCCGATGGATGGCCAGCGCGGCTACCAACTCGACCTGCTGGCCGATGGCCGTCTGAAAGCTACGCTAAGTCATGTCTGGCCAGCGAACGCAATTGATATTGAGTCGGCTGGAAAGGTGCCCGTTAATCAGTGGTTTCAGGTGGCGTTTACGTACGACGGTAGCGGACAGGCAAAGGGGCTAACGTTGTACCTGAACGGGAAGCCGACGCCAGTCCGAATCATCACGGACAACCTGCAACACAGCATCGTGTATGGCAAAGACAAGACCCACTGGGCGCAGCACCCGTTCTACGTTGGTCGTATGCATGACTATTTTTACAAAGACTTTGCGGTCGATGAACTGCGTATCTACAACCGCTGCCTGACTCCCCTTGAACTGCCCCGGCTGGCAGGAGGGCCTGATGCACTAACAGAGGCCCGGCAAAATCCCGCGCGTAGCCCTGCGCAACGAGCCGGTTTGTACCAGTATTACGTCAGCACGCAGGATTCGACGTACCGGCAGGCCTTCACGGCTGCCAGGAAACTGCGCGGTGAGCAGCTCATGCTCTATACCAACGCCAATCAGGTCATGATCATGCACGAACGTAGCCAACCCCGACAAACACATCTGCTGAACCGGGGTGTGTACGACGCGCCCGGCGAAGTGGTGCAACCGGCCGTGCTGCATAGTTTGCCGCAATTACCCGCTAAAGAAAAGGGACAACTTAATCGACTCGATCTGGCGCGCTGGTTACTGACGCCCGAAAATCCATTGTTTAGCCGGGTGATGGTCAACCGTTTCTGGCAGCAGTATTTCGGGCAGGGGCTGGCCAAAAATAGCGACGATTTCGGGAACCAGGGTGCATTGCCGAGCCATCCTGAACTGCTGGATTACCTGGCCGTACGATTCCGGGAGTCGGGCTGGAATACGAAAGCCATGCATAAGCTGATCGTCATGTCCGCTACGTACCGGCAGTCGTCGGTAGTGTCGGAAAAGCGACGCGAGGCCGATCCGGACAACATCTTTCTGACGCGCGGCCCAAGCTACCGGCTCTCGGCAGAACAGGTGCGCGACAATGCTCTAGTCGCCAGTGGGTTGATTAACCGACACATTGGGGGGCCAAGTGTCCGGCCGTATCAGCCCGATGGAATCTGGGAGGCTCTGGCTACGCGGAATGCCGTCAAATACGTGCAGAACCACAACGACAGTCTCTACCGGCGGTCGATGTACACGGTCTGGAAACGGAGTTCACCCCCGCCGATGATGCTCAATTTCGACGCGGCCGAACGCCATACCTGCATTGTGAAACGTCAGAAAACCAGTACACCCTTACAGGCGCTGGTCACGCTGAACGACCCGCAGTTTGTAGAAGCCGCTCGGGTGCTGGCGCAGAAAGCGAAGGGTATTGGGCAGGGGTCTCAAAGTGTGGAGCAACCAATTAATTATTTCTTCAAAGCTGTGATCAGCCGACCTGCCCGTCCGCAGGAACTTGCGTTGATGAAACAGCTTTACGGCGAAGAACTGGCGGATTTCAGGCGGAATCCCAAACGGGCGCAGGAGCTACTTCGGGTTGGAGAGTACCCACTCGACCCAAAGATCGACCCGACGGAGCTGGCCGCCTGGACGGTAGTCGCCAGTACGCTCATGAATTTTGACGAAGCCATTATCAAGCGATAG